The Penaeus chinensis breed Huanghai No. 1 chromosome 34, ASM1920278v2, whole genome shotgun sequence DNA window CCCCGCTCCCCCACCCCCAGACCAACCAGGATCCATGTGGGCCGACTGACGAGGAATGTGACCAAGGAACATCTTGTGGAGATCTTCTCTGTTTACGGTGCAGTGAAAAGTGTTGATATGTCAATGTACGATATGTAAGTGTTTGTTTTAGGGGGGAAAACTAGGCCATGtcagttcttttcttttctgctttttacTTCATTTTGGAGAGATGCTGAACAACTGCAAAAAAGGGTGTTGTATATCTTTAAAAGTaaagtattttttctctttagttttataattttcattttttttgttgctCGTTTTCCAGAGTAACTCAGTGCTGtgcctcttatttctttctctcattctctttctccctctttttcttctgccttGCTCTTCTATTCTCATGCCTTATTTCTGTCTttggctcactctctctcttctgccttgcTTTTTCatgctgtctctctcactcatgtcCCTTagtcactatttctctctctctctctctttttatttcttactcatagcctcctctttcacttctcttcctcttgctccttttcTCTTTAGACTGACCAGATAGGATACTTAGAAATGGGCTCATACTGAACATCAGATATTTGGAATGTGATTTAGCTCAAAAGTGCCTTTGTAGGATCACTTGCTACAAACTGCCATAGGAACATTGACAAAGTCATAAAAGgatcattcttgtttttatgaCTCTTTTGAAAAATATGTCTTACATTTTTGCCAAAGGTCTCTCTTTGTATGATACTTTAATTAGGTTCTTAGGTTAAGGTTCTTACATATAGGCAATTTTTTAAATCTAAAATGGCCAAGAAAACATTTTTCATATCACTAACCAGGTATAGCTGTAACACACAAGGTTGTGCTTTGTGGGGAAAAGTGTTCATAAATTTAATTTCAGTTCATTTATCTGCAAAAGCAATATTCTCTGAAAAAAATTGAAGTATTACAGAAGAAAATGTAATTCATATTTGGCATTAATTACCCAAAAGGCCAATATTGGTATTTCAGTTTTTAGTTactaattcattaatttacttaaaTGCTAACTGTTTTCTGCATATAACAAGTTTATAAAATCAATTTTTCCAAATATATACTTTGGAAATATAAAGTACTTTTGTGAATTTACAGTCATAAGCTGTATTAGTTTTGCTCCAGTAGTAAGCTTTTGGTGCATTCCAGGCGCGTAAACAACACCCTTAACCGTTATGGCTACATAGACTTTGAGAAGCCAGAGGATGCAGAGAATGCCATGAAGCACATGGACGGAGGGCAGGTGGATGGCCAAGAGATCACAGCAGCCCCAGTACTCATTCCACGGCAGATCCCCCCACGACGTCGCTCACCCCCACCCATGATGCAACGAAGAGGACCACCCCCACGTTGGCGTTCTCCCCTCAGATATATCCCAGGGTAAGGCACCTGTCCTTTGAATTGTTGGAGAGTGCTTGGTTATAACCTTAATTAAATTATGTCTCTCTTCTAGGGTAAAATATGGAATAATGTTATGTTGggaaatataaagtatatttgaAATGAAGGCCTTGCTTCTTGGTGAGGACAGACTTTTATAGAGCACTACATTTCAGGAGAATGCGTCGCCGTTCCCCACCGCCCATGAGGCGTCGCTCACCACCTCGCCGCAGATCCCCTCGCTCGCGGTCTCGCACACCTCCCAGGCGCAGAAGATATTCAcgctcctcatcttcatcctctcgcTGAGACCCACAGCAGAGGGAAAGAAGCACTATGAAGTAAAAAGCCGTTTCATACCTTTTTTTGTGGATATACAAGACAATGTCATATTCACTGGGTTAACTGAAGCTTGGTATTGATTTGGTAAATATGAGCAATTGTAGCTTATTCTACCCACACAGAATGGCTAGGTACCCACTGCTGCTGTTTTGTGGCATACCTGAAGCAGTGTTCAAGGTAGATGTAATCCTTGATGTATAATTTTTTGTTTGACAGTTCTGTCTACAGATTATGGATTTGATTTTAGAAGCATTGTACAaacattatttctcttttctttctttctttttatcccacATCAAGAGATGGCAGAAAAGCAGAGTACCTGTATgtagttaatgttttttttttttttttttttttcttcttttttttttttagcgtgagTGAAGGTTTCTTTAAGTGTTTTATCAGGCTGTGTATCATTTGAAAGTAATATGAAGTTACCAATATCTGACTGGACCTTAGTAAAGATATGTCAGTTTTTGTAAAAATCAAGTTTTGAAAATGGTGTACAAATTTCAAAGTACATAATTAATGACTGACATGTGCACACTTTCTATAATGATTGTTATGTGTGAATGAAAGTAAGCCTTTTGATGAAGTAAAGTGTTAAACATGTATACTGATACAGACTGATCTTGAAAATAAAATGGATTTTTAAAATTGTCTTTTCACATCCTCCTTTGTACCTGTCTTTCTAATGAATTAAGGTGATAATGTGACACTGATCATGCCCAACACACAAGGGAAATGATCCCATTTGTTTATTAGGCTTTGTCTTTTTATGTGCTGCACACAAACATTGTATGGCATAATAGCTTTACAGGGTTATATAGTGTGATGGACAAACTAATAATCTACAAGAAACAAAAGagtaatttatataaattgttGCCCTTGATTATATTTTGAATGCCAAGAGGAATATACTATTAAGAAGTTTAAAAATTTGAGAGATTCCACagaaaattaaaaagggaaataCCTGCTAACTAAAATACTGATATATCCTTTACATTGAATATGATTTTATTGCCATTATACCCAGATTACTACCATGTATTTAGTTGATTTCAGGATCTTGATAGCATATGAAGACTTGGCCTAATGACAACTTCAGGCATcagacagaaaagaaatatacaagcTTAGTAGGGCtctattttattaatttgtttatttgtatacaaGTTATTTCAAGGAGTCCTAGGCATGAGTTGGTGATTTTCTGTTAGAAATAAAGTGTTGCTTAGTGTAGGAACAATGTGAAACAGTAGATTTTGACATAGTTAAGTGAACCATATTGAACACAAGAAATAAAAGCTTTCAAAAAAATCCTCCCCAATCCTTTGctcatgggggggggggccttCATCTAAaacaggagatgaagaaaggcCCAATGTCCAatgcctcaacaaattttgcatggtcttctcttctcccctttcctttaccttctcttcatccccttcttctgttcacttattttaatcgttaactcattttttacccttttcaccacaaaacTTTGTCATAATGCTATACTTGGAGGCTTTgctcccaagccccaccctatcacaGTATTTTGAATATgttgctaatgaccttagatgttgacgcgatagaaaattattacaaaaatatggATTGCGATTTTGAACATTTTAAGCCAATGGCTTTTCTCACTGATTCATATTTGATAATTAGTGTTGTGGTCAAGATGCTGCAGCCATGAGTTGAGCCATCTGTTCCTTTGGCTCTCACTGTGAGTTCTCCTCTGAACAAGATCAGTGTCAGTCAAGCATAAGGCCATATGATAGATTGTGATAG harbors:
- the LOC125043693 gene encoding RNA-binding protein with serine-rich domain 1-B-like; amino-acid sequence: MVGTGASEEGNLARSVVKVRSRSRSASSSGSEKERKAREKEKKPRRQSSSSDSSSSRSSSRSSSGSSGSSDSSSSSSSSSRSSSSSSSSSTSRSRSRDKENKLKDKEKDKKDDPRSTVKAGAEKSRSRSRDKKTKPKKPSKSRSRSGSPRGRRKPRSPTPRPTRIHVGRLTRNVTKEHLVEIFSVYGAVKSVDMSMRVNNTLNRYGYIDFEKPEDAENAMKHMDGGQVDGQEITAAPVLIPRQIPPRRRSPPPMMQRRGPPPRWRSPLRYIPGRMRRRSPPPMRRRSPPRRRSPRSRSRTPPRRRRYSRSSSSSSR